A section of the Corynebacterium tuberculostearicum genome encodes:
- a CDS encoding LysR family transcriptional regulator: MDTRQLLYFRAVVDNGSFTHAAESLDMTQPSLSLSIRKLEKELNAQLLSRGRSGVSTTEAGDYVYETAVKVDALLNETQRHISEITGDKASTVSLASGAILNWEFTPAALAELKRIYPTANISLDDAEPATAIKHLLDGQVDLALLPTSDPKAFIRRYSPELTVHQVATFDYSVALPQRLAELESPVSLADLKKETWLVPPRSRELPELAEFYQDLWNSRPGLKPEKTQEVASLNSAIPMVSSGLGVSIVPNCAPAVQPHGIITRPIADDLPRYYAIVAYRTDRELTAATQDLVDILRTPQRTLA, from the coding sequence ATGGACACCCGTCAACTTCTTTATTTTCGCGCCGTTGTAGACAATGGCTCCTTCACTCACGCTGCCGAATCCCTCGATATGACCCAGCCGTCTCTGAGCCTTTCCATCCGGAAGCTAGAAAAGGAGCTAAACGCCCAGCTGCTCTCGCGCGGTCGCTCCGGTGTCTCCACCACTGAGGCCGGCGATTATGTCTACGAAACGGCCGTCAAGGTTGATGCCCTGCTGAACGAAACCCAGCGCCATATCAGCGAAATAACCGGTGACAAGGCCAGCACCGTATCCCTCGCCTCCGGCGCCATTTTGAACTGGGAATTTACCCCTGCCGCCCTCGCTGAGCTCAAGCGGATTTACCCCACCGCCAATATCTCGCTGGATGACGCCGAACCGGCTACCGCTATCAAGCACCTACTGGATGGCCAGGTGGACCTAGCGCTCTTACCGACGTCCGATCCGAAGGCCTTCATTCGCCGCTACTCCCCCGAGCTCACCGTCCACCAGGTGGCCACGTTCGATTACTCCGTCGCCCTTCCCCAGCGCCTCGCCGAGTTGGAATCCCCCGTCTCCCTCGCTGACCTGAAGAAGGAAACATGGCTTGTCCCACCGCGCAGCCGCGAACTTCCTGAACTAGCCGAGTTCTATCAAGACCTATGGAATAGCCGCCCGGGCCTCAAGCCGGAAAAGACCCAGGAAGTCGCCAGCCTCAATAGCGCGATTCCTATGGTCTCCAGTGGCCTCGGCGTCAGCATCGTGCCCAATTGCGCACCCGCTGTGCAGCCACACGGCATCATCACCCGCCCGATTGCTGATGACCTACCCCGCTACTACGCCATCGTGGCCTACCGCACGGATCGCGAGCTGACCGCAGCCACCCAAGACTTGGTGGACATCCTGCGCACGCCGCAGCGCACCCTGGCTTAG
- a CDS encoding cytochrome c oxidase assembly protein, whose protein sequence is MRTMANEQVNSVNAAGKKPRPSWGIYIAAMLIAGLIAGFISLFLLADSLAALGIPDPGRITTFGLPLFRGVAWILMALSVGSFLASSFLIAPRGDNATLIDAPLSVDGHIAARTGTWASFGVAAVGLVEIPLIMSDLTGAPFSQVFEPSIMKMALTEISTTIVWAISVLIALVVGILGLVGRGWSMQPVLLFLSIMQVVPIGMEGHSATGGDHDYGTNSLLWHLVFVMLWVGGLMALIAHGRRLGPNLAFAVKRYSGIAFMAIVVLAVSGLINTLIRMNISDLVDSAYGIILITKFVLTILLGIFGLAHRELTIPQLGKNPRLFLRIAIVEVAVMAATIGVAITLGRTVPPAPRDPNLNSMQILMGYELFEKPTVLNVWTMFRFDIMFGTIGLLLAVAYGYCVYRVHKRGLTWSKGRTAWFMCGALGLTLVMSTGLGLYMPAMYSMHMLVHMILSMAIPLLLVLGAPLTLLMEAFEAGPKGKPSLHDYALAATQSKIVAFITNPFVNLVQYLFFLYVLYLFPGLYQFAISEHAGHLIMNFTFIISGCFYFWEIIGPDPLPKRHSTPFRLAVLFLSMPFHLFAGVYLMQLQSVLGADFYQYLELPWDQDLLQDQRVGGGIAWGFGQFPLVIVFGKLFLDWLSDDRATARRHDMQADADDDAELERYNAMLQDMGHGDESSFRGR, encoded by the coding sequence ATGCGCACTATGGCGAATGAGCAGGTTAACAGTGTGAACGCGGCGGGTAAGAAGCCCCGCCCTTCCTGGGGAATTTATATCGCAGCGATGCTTATTGCAGGCCTGATTGCCGGTTTTATTTCGCTGTTCCTTTTAGCCGATTCCCTGGCGGCCCTGGGTATCCCGGATCCCGGTCGCATAACTACCTTTGGCCTGCCACTCTTTCGGGGTGTGGCGTGGATTCTCATGGCTTTGTCCGTGGGCTCATTCTTGGCCTCGTCGTTCCTCATCGCGCCGCGCGGGGACAATGCCACGCTTATCGATGCCCCCTTGTCCGTCGACGGCCACATCGCCGCGCGCACCGGTACGTGGGCTTCCTTTGGTGTGGCGGCCGTGGGTCTCGTGGAAATTCCACTCATTATGTCCGACCTCACCGGCGCACCCTTTTCCCAGGTATTCGAGCCTTCCATCATGAAAATGGCGCTGACGGAAATTTCCACCACCATCGTGTGGGCAATCTCCGTACTCATCGCTCTAGTAGTGGGCATTCTCGGTCTCGTGGGCCGCGGCTGGTCCATGCAGCCGGTCCTGCTTTTCTTGTCCATAATGCAGGTCGTACCAATTGGCATGGAAGGCCACTCCGCGACGGGCGGCGACCATGATTACGGCACCAATTCGCTCCTGTGGCATTTGGTCTTTGTCATGCTTTGGGTAGGCGGGCTCATGGCGCTTATCGCCCATGGTCGGCGCCTTGGCCCCAACCTCGCCTTTGCGGTGAAGCGCTACTCCGGAATCGCCTTTATGGCCATTGTGGTGCTTGCTGTTTCGGGCTTGATTAACACGCTCATCCGCATGAATATCTCCGATCTGGTGGATTCCGCGTACGGAATCATTCTGATTACCAAGTTCGTGCTGACGATTTTGCTGGGTATTTTCGGCCTTGCTCACCGCGAGCTCACCATCCCGCAGCTGGGCAAGAATCCGCGCCTTTTCCTTCGTATTGCCATCGTGGAAGTAGCGGTCATGGCCGCCACTATTGGCGTGGCCATCACGCTGGGCCGCACTGTGCCCCCGGCGCCGCGCGATCCCAACCTCAACTCGATGCAGATTCTGATGGGCTATGAGCTGTTTGAAAAGCCCACGGTGCTCAACGTGTGGACCATGTTCCGCTTTGACATCATGTTTGGCACGATTGGCCTGCTTTTGGCTGTGGCCTATGGCTACTGCGTCTACCGCGTACACAAGCGCGGCCTGACCTGGAGCAAGGGACGTACTGCGTGGTTTATGTGCGGTGCGCTGGGCCTGACCCTTGTGATGTCCACCGGCCTAGGCCTGTATATGCCGGCGATGTATTCCATGCACATGTTGGTGCACATGATTTTGTCGATGGCAATACCGCTCCTGCTCGTCCTGGGTGCGCCATTGACCCTGCTCATGGAGGCCTTTGAGGCGGGGCCGAAGGGAAAGCCCAGCCTGCACGACTATGCGCTGGCGGCCACCCAGTCCAAGATCGTCGCTTTTATTACCAATCCGTTTGTCAACCTCGTGCAGTACCTATTTTTCCTCTACGTGCTGTATTTGTTCCCCGGCCTGTATCAATTCGCTATCTCCGAGCACGCCGGCCACCTCATTATGAACTTTACGTTCATCATCTCCGGCTGCTTCTACTTCTGGGAAATCATCGGGCCGGATCCGCTTCCCAAACGCCACTCCACCCCGTTCCGATTGGCCGTGTTGTTCCTTTCCATGCCATTCCACCTCTTTGCCGGCGTGTACCTGATGCAGCTGCAAAGTGTGTTGGGTGCAGACTTCTACCAGTATTTGGAGCTGCCCTGGGATCAGGATCTGCTCCAAGATCAACGCGTGGGCGGCGGCATCGCGTGGGGCTTCGGTCAGTTCCCGCTGGTTATTGTCTTTGGCAAGCTCTTCCTGGATTGGCTCAGCGATGATCGCGCTACGGCTCGCCGCCACGATATGCAAGCGGATGCGGACGATGATGCCGAACTGGAACGCTATAACGCGATGCTGCAGGATATGGGCCACGGCGATGAATCGAGTTTCCGCGGGCGCTAG